The Gavia stellata isolate bGavSte3 chromosome 1, bGavSte3.hap2, whole genome shotgun sequence genome has a segment encoding these proteins:
- the OLIG2 gene encoding LOW QUALITY PROTEIN: oligodendrocyte transcription factor 2 (The sequence of the model RefSeq protein was modified relative to this genomic sequence to represent the inferred CDS: deleted 1 base in 1 codon) yields the protein MDSDASLVSSRPSSPEPDDLFLTARNKGSGGGFTGGTVSSSTQSDSPPELSAELRSAMSAAGVVVVDKLGFKSSSSSSSSSSSSSSKKDKKQMTEPELQQLRLKINSRERKRMHDLNIAMDGLREVMPYAHGPSVRKLSKIATLLLARNYILMLTNSLEEMKRLVSEIYGGHHAGFHPAACPGGMGAHSAPLPGHPGHPASHPVHHPILPPAAVSSASLPGSGLSAVSSIRPPHGLLKSPSAAAAAPLGSGFQHWGGMPCPCSMCQVSAPPHHHVSGMGTASLPRLATDTK from the exons ATGGACTCGGACGCCAGCCTGGTCTCCAGCCGCCCGTCCTCCCCGGAGCCCGATGACCTCTTCCTCACGGCCAGGAATAAAGGCAGCGGCGGGGGCTTCACGGGCGGCACCGTGTCCAGCTCCACGCAGAGCGACTCCCCGCCGGAGCTGAGCGCCGAGCTGCGCAGCGCCATGAGCGCTgcgggggtggtggtggtggacaAGCTGGGCTTCAAGTCCTCgtcgtcctcttcctcctcgtcctcctcctcctcctccaagaAGGACAAGAAGCAGATGACGGAGCCGGAGCTGCAGCAG CTGCGGCTGAAGATCAACAGCCGGGAGCGCAAGCGGATGCACGACCTGAACATCGCCATGGACGGGCTGCGGGAGGTGATGCCCTACGCCCACGGCCCGTCGGTGCGCAAGCTCTCCAAGATCGCCACGCTCCTCCTGGCGCGCAACTACATCCTCATGCTCACCAACTCCCTGGAGGAGATGAAGCGCCTGGTCAGCGAGATCTACGGCGGGCACCACGCCGGCTTCCaccccgccgcctgcccgggcGGCATGGGGGCCCACTccgccccgctgcccggccACCCGGGCCACCCCGCCTCGCACCCCGTCCACcaccccatcctgccccccgccgccgtcTCCAGCGCCTCCCTGCCCGGCTCCGGCCTCTCGGCCGTCAGCTCCATCCGGCCCCCCCACGGGCTCCTCAAGTCGCcctcggccgccgccgccgccccgctggGCAGCGGCTTCCAGCACTGGGGGGGGATGCCCTGCCCCTGCAGCATGTGCCAGGTGTCGGCCCCGCCGCACCACCACGTCTCCGGCATGGGCACCGCCAGCCTCCCTAGGTTGGCCACCGACACCAAATGA